GCAGGCGGCCTTCGCAAATGCCGCAAGCCGATCGCGCGTGCCGGACCTTGCGGTATACTTTGGGCGTTACTCTGCGAACCGAGCGAAGCATGTCTAGAATCTTCTCGATCATCGTCAGCCTTCTCCTCGCCTCCACCATCACCGGTTGCGCCTGGCTGGGCACAGAGGCCGATGCCACGGAGGATTGGAGCGCCTCCGAGCTCTACACCGAGGCCTCCAAGGAGCTCGATTCCGCCAACTACAAACGGGCACTGGAACTCTACGAGAAGATCGAGACCCGCTATCCGTTCGGCCGCTACGCGATGCAGGCCCAGCTCGACACGGCCTACGCCCATTACAAGGCCGAGGAGCCCGATGAGGCAATCGCCGCGGCAGACCGCTTCATCAAGCTCTACCCGCAGAATCCGTATGTCGATTACGCCTACTACCTGAAGGGAATCGTCAACTACAACCGCAGCGTCGGATTTCTCGACCGCTACATCCCGACCGATCCGTCTCAGCGCGACCCGGGCTCGGCGCTCGATTCATTCAACGATTTCGCAGTGCTCGTGCAACGCTTTCCCGACAGCAAATACACGCCGGATGCGCGCCAGCGCATGGTCTACCTACGCAGCAACCTGGCCAAGTACGAGATCCACGTCGCCCGTTACTACATGAAGCGCGGGGCCTATATCGCCGCCGCCAACCGGGCCAGCTACGTCGTCGAGCACTTTCAGCGCACCAGTGCCGTCGAGGACGCCCTGGAGCTGCTCATCGATGCCTACGAGGCCCTCGGGGAAAAGGAGTTGGCCAGCACCGCGGAGCGGGTCCTCGCGATGAACCGCGAGGCCGGGCGGCTCATCGACGACACGCCGTCGCCCGAGGAAGTCGGCCTGGCACGCAAACTTTGGGATTACCTCGAGCTCGATAAGAACTGAGGCGGCCCACTAGTCCCGAGTTGATCGCACCTGCTCCGGCACCACGACCGTGCCGGAACGGCAGGCGCACCCAACGCACGATGACGAGCGGCCCCTCAGACCGCCGCCTCGTTCTCCTCGCCGGTCCGGATCCGCATCACCCGCTCGACATCGCTGACGAAGATCTTGCCGTCCCCGATCTTGCCGGTACGCGCGGCGCTCGTGATCGCCTCGATGCAGGCCTCGACCAGATCGTCGGGCAGGACCAACTCGATCTTCACCTTCGGTAGAAAATCCACGACGTACTCGGCGCCGCGATAGAGCTCGGTATGGCCCTTCTGGCGACCGAAGCCCTTGACCTCGATGGCCGTCATTCCAGTGATTCCCGCCGCCGACAACGCCTCGCGCACATCGTCGAGCTTGAACGGCTTGATAATCGCTTCAACCTTCTTCATAGGTATCTCCATTGACTCAAATCGGCCACCGGCAAAGGGCGCTCGTCGTCCGCCCTTTGGCCCGTGGTGGGGTAGGAATCTGTCCAACTCAAGGGGCACAGCCTATCAGCTGCGCCCGCCCATCGCCTCAGTATAAGGAAGGCGGCGTAAAGCAACCAGCGTCGCCGGCATACCCTGGCGCAACCACCTCCCGAATCGGGAGATGCTCAGAAACCGCTCGTGATCGGATAGCGGCGATCACGACCGAAGGCCCGGCTGGTGATGCGCACGCCCGGCGGGGCCTGACGGCGTTTGTATTCGTTGCGATCGACGAGCCTCGTCACGCGCCGCACTTCGGGCTCCGGGAGGCCAGCCGCGACGATCTCGGAGATGCCCTGATCGAGTTCGATGTAGCGTCGCAAGATCTCATCGAGCAGCGGATAGGGCGGCAGGCTGTCCTGATCGGTCTGGTTCGGAGCCAGCTCGGCGCTCGGAGCCCGTTCGAGGACCCGTTCCGGGATCACGGGTGCGAGACGGTTACGATAACGGGCGAGACGGTAGACGAGGGTCTTGGCGCAGTCCTTGATCGGGGCGAAACCGCCGGCCATGTCACCATAGAGGGTCGCGTAACCGACGGCCATCTCACTCTTGTTGCCGGTCGTCAGTAGGATCTTCCCCGCCTTGTTGCTGATCGCCATCATCACGACGCCACGGCAGCGCGCCTGGATGTTCTCCTCGGTCACATCCGCGGCAGCGCCGGCGAAGGCCTCTCGAAGCATCCAGAGAAAGGCATCGAAGGCCGGCTCGATCGGGATGATCCGCCAGGCCACCCCGAGACGGCGCGCCTCTTCCTCGGCATCCTGGACACTCATCTCGGCCGTGTAGCGTGACGGCATCAGGACCGCCTCGACCTGATCCGCCCCCAGCGCGTCGACGGCGACGGCCAGGGTCAGGGCCGAGTCGATGCCACCCGAGAGCCCGAGCACGGCGCCTCGAAAACCGTTCTTTCGGACGTAGTCGCGCACACCGAGAACCAGCGCCTGATAGATCCCCGCCTCCTCATCCGGCACCGAAGCGAGCGGACCCGGCACGGGCTGCAACGGTGCCGCGAACGCTTGCCCTGTCGCCTCCGAGGCCGACTCGGCGGCGAACTCGACGACCAGCTCGGCCGGCTCGAAAGACGGCGCTCGCCGGACCACGCAGCCTTTGGCGTCGACGGCGAACGAGCCGCCATCGAAGACCAGTTCGTCCTGACCACCGACCAGGTTCACGTAAAGGATCGCCACGCCGTGCTCGCGCGCCCGCATACCGACCAACTCCTCGCGCTGGGCCTGCTTGCCCTGATGGTAAGGCGAGGCGTTGATGTTGATCAGCAACTCAGCGCCGGCCTCGACCGCCTGCCGCGCCGGCCCCTCTTCCCAGATATCCTCGCAGATAGTCAGGCCGAGACGCCGCCCCTCGTGCAGAAAGAGACAGGGCGCCTGACCCGGCAGGAAGTACCGCTTCTCATCGAAGACGCTGTAGTTCGGCAGGGTTTGCTTCGCATATTCGGCAACCAGCTCGCCGTCGCGGATCACGCCGGCGACATTGTGCAACCCCGCAACCGAGGCGCGCGGATAGCCGACGATGGCTGTGATACCACGCAGCTCATGGCGCAAGCGCTCAAGGGCGGCGGTGACGCGGGCGATGAGCTCGGGCCGCAGCAGCAGATCTTCGGGCGGATAGCCCGTCAACGCGAGCTCGGGGAACACGACCAGATCGGCCGCCTGACGGTCACGCGCCGCCGCGGCGAGCGCCAGGATCTGGTCGGTATTGCCGGCGACGTCGCCGACCAACGGGTTCATCTGCGCCAACAGGATACGCAACGTCAACTACTCCTCATCCCAGGGTTCCGGACCTCTCCGTTACGAGTTCGACTAGGAAATCGCAGCATCAGGGCCAGTTTGGTCTACCGGCCGGTATTGTCTGGCAAATGGCAGCGGCCGCCAAAATAGCAGATACCGCCAGCGGCGACAGTTCGGCAAGCATCGCACGATGACAAAACGCGCCGCACCGTCCTTAACGCACAACCAGCTTCTTTTTGCCAAACCCCAGGGGGTTCGCGTAACGTTCCGCAAACGCCCTCGAACGAGCAGGGTCAACGCCGCTTCGAGCAGGACTCGATGAAGCAGAGCGGAAATCGCATTTTCGTCATGCGTGTCGAACGATCGCCCGGATGGAAATTTTCGAGGTCCATTGAAGCGGCGCACGCCCTCGCAGCCAATTCAGACCGAATCGATGTGCCCAGGTAGCCGCGACCGTGAGCGACCCCGTACCCTACTCCTTCGCCCAACACTCGGCCAAGCCGCCCATCGAACCCAGCCCGTATCCGAACTGGGCCATCCTGCGTTGGCTGTTTTTCCTCCGGCTATTCATCGCCCTGAGCCTGATTTCGGCCTTCGCGATCCGCGGCGCGCTACCGGATGATGTCGGCAATAACGGGACTCTGATCTGGACCGTCTTGCCGATCTACGCACTGACACTGCTCCTGAGCGCCATCGCGCTGCTACGACAGCGCCCCCGCCCGGAACACCAACTCCAGTTGACGATCGCGGTCGACATCATCGTCTTCACGCTCGTGATGCACGCCGCAGGCGGTGTCGACAGCGGACTCGGATTGCTACTCGCCATCGCCGTCGCGACCGGCGCCCTGCTGATGGAAGGACGACTGTCGCTGTTCTTCGCCTCGATGGCCGCCCTGGCCGTCATCGTCGAGGAAACCTTCACACAGATCCATCACGACGTCGCGAGTCCGAACTACACACAGGCCGGGCTCCTTGGCATCACCTTCTTCACCGTCGCCCTCCTTGCCCAGATCCTCTACCGGCGCATCCGGGCCGCCGAGTGGTTGGCGGCGCGACGCAACGTCGACATCGCCGATCTCTCCAAGCTCAATGCCTTCATCATCCAGAGCATGTCGACCGGGGTCCTGATCGTCGATGGCGAACGCCAGCTCCAGATGCTCAACCACGCGGCCACGCAACTCCTCGGCAAGGACATGGCCCACCCCGGGGCCCCGTTGGCAGCCGCGGCCCCACGGCTCGCCGCCTGGCTGGATGCCTCGGTGAAGACATCGATCAAGGCCAACCAACGCCCGGCGACGACCATCCATGTCGGCAATCGCGAGCTGCGCCCAACCCTCCAGTGGCTCGGCGAGCAGCGGGCCAGCGGCATCGTGATCTTCCTCGAAGATCAGCAGGAACTGACCAAGGAGGCGCAGCAGATCAAGCTCGCCTCGCTCGGTACGCTGACGGCGAGCATCGCGCACAACATTCGCAATCCGCTGAGCGCCATCTCCCACGCCGCCCAACTGCTAGCCGAATCGCCACAGCTCAGCGATGACGACCGCCATCTCCTCGCCATCGTGCGGCGCAACGGCGAGCGCATCGAGGAGATCATCCAGAGCATCCTCCAGCTCTCGCGCCGCAACCAGGCCGAACCCGAACCGATCGAACTGATCCCCTGGCTGAACCAGCTGTGCGACGACTTCCGCGCCAGCCACGGCATCGGCCCGGAGACCATCTCGTTGCAGCCACCTCACGAGACGAACCCGATCGTCACGGCCGATCCGCGCCACCTGAGCCAGATCCTGAGCAATTTGTGCGAGAATGCCCTCAAACACGGAGAGTACAAGGACCGCCCGCCGAGCATCGAACTCCGTATCGAGCGCAATGCGAAATTGATCTTTCTCGAGGTTCTCGACAGCGGCCCCGGGATCGACCCCGAAAAGGCGCAAGAGATCTTCAACCCCTTCTATACGACCAGCGCCAGCGGCACCGGACTCGGGCTCTATATCGCCCGCGAGCTGGCCGAGACCAATGGCGCCCTACTGGAGTATATTGCCCGGCAGCCGCAGGGTTGCTGTTTTCGCCTGACCTTCCAGACCTGAGCCAGGAGCGTTGGAGAACGCATGACGAAAGCACACGCCCTCGTCGTCGACGACGAGCCGGACATCCTCGACCTGATCCGTATCACGCTCGCGCGGATGGGCATCCAGGCGCAGACCGCAGCGAACCTCAAGGAAGCCAAACAGCTGCTCACGACCCAGCCATTCGATCTGTGCCTGACCGACATGCAGTTGCCCGACGGCAACGGCATCGAACTGGTCGCTCACATCAGCGAGGCCTATCCCGACCTGCCCGCGGCGATGATCACCGCCCACGGCAACATGGAATCCGCCGTTGCGGCAATGAAGGCCGGCGCCTTCGATTTCGTCTCCAAGCCGGTCGACCTCCAGATGCTGCGCCGTCTCGTCGAGTCGGCCTTGCGGTTGCGCGATGCAGGCCCGACCGACGAAGCGGACAGCCAAATCTCCGGGCAGCTGCTCGGCAACTCCCGGCCGATGCGCGAAATCCGCCGCATGATCGGCAAGATCGCGCGCAACCAGGCCCCCGTATTCATCACCGGTGAGAGCGGCACCGGCAAGGAGGTTGCGGCACGTCTGATCCATGCCGAAGGGCCGCGCCGAGACGGCCCCTTCGTGCCGGTCAACTGTGGCGCGATTCCCCAGGAACTCGTCGAGAGCGAACTGTTCGGCCACAAGAAGGGCAGCTTCACCGGGGCCGTTGGCGACAAGCAGGGACTGTTCCAGGCCGCCGAGGTGGGCACCCTCTTCCTCGACGAGGTCGCCGACCTGCCGCTGCAAGCCCAGGTGAAGCTTCTGCGCGCGATCCAGGAAAAGAGCGTGCGTCCCGTCGGCGCCCAACAGGAGCTGCCAGTCGACGTGCGCATCATCAGCGCCAGCCACCGGGACCTGAACGCGGAAGTCGACCATGGCTCGTTCCGCCAGGATCTCTTCTATCGGATCAACGTCATCGAACTGCGAATGCCGGCCCTGCGCGAGCGGCCGGAGGACATCCCGCTGCTCGCTACCCGCATCCTGACCCGCATCGCCAAACAGACCGGGCGGGACGACCTCAAGCTCAGCGACGGCGCCCTGCGGAAGCTCGCCGGCCACCGCTTCCCCGGCAATGTGCGCGAGCTCGAGAACATCCTCGAGCGCGGTGCCGCGCTCTGCGACGGCAACCTGATCGGCGCCGATGAGATCTACCTGCCGCAGAACCCGGCGCCTACGCCAACGGCGACCAGCCCCGCACAAACGGATCTGCCGCTCGAAGACTATCTCGGCGAGATCGAGAAGAAGGCGATCCTGCAAGCCCTAGAGGAGACCCGCTGGAACCGGACCGCGGCGGCCAAAAAGCTCGGCATGACGCTGCGTTCGCTGCGCTACCGGTTGAACAAGCTCGGCCTGGACTGAACTGCGAGACGACAGACGATGGCCGAGGAGCCGCCCGCACCGATCCAGCCCGGCGCCGACAACGATCCCTTCGTGGACTGGATGCGCCAGTCCACCCCCTACGTGCATGCCCACCGTGGGCGGACCTTCGTCATCGCCTTCGGTGGCGAGGCGGTCGCCGCCGCCGACTTCCCGATGCTGATTCACGACCTCGCGCTGCTGCATGGTCTCGGCATCCGCCTCGTCCTGGTGCACGGTGCGCGACCGCAGATCGAGCAACGCCTCGCCCAACGCGGCACCGAACTGCGTTACGTCAATGGCCTGCGCATCACCGACGACGCCGCGCTCGCCTGCGTCAAGGAGGCCGTCGGCATCGCCCGCATCGAGATCGAAGCGCTGCTTTCGCTGGGGCTCGCCAACTCGCCGATGCAGGGGGTGCATATCCCGGTCGCCTCGGGCAACTTCGTCACGGCCCGCCCGCTCGGCGTCCTCGAGGGGGTCGACTACCGTCACACAGGCGCCGTGCGACGCATCGACCGCCTGGCGCTTCGCCAGCGCCTCGACAGCGGCGCCGTCGCCCTGCTGCCACCCCTCGGCTACTCGCCGACCGGGGAAGTCTTCAATCTCAGCGCCGCCGATGTCGCCCGCTCGGCCGCTGTCGCGCTCGAGGCCGACAAGCTCATCTTCCTCACCGAGGAGCCCGGCGTGACCGATATGGCGGGACGACTCATCCCGCACCTATTGGTCTCCGAGGTCGACGCGCGGCTCGCCGACCCGGTGCCGCTGCCCGAGGACCTGGCCGGCGCCCTGCGCGGCGCCGCCGAGGCCTGCCGCCGCGGCATCCGCCGCGTCCACATCCTCAGCCGCCGCCGCAACGGCGCCCTGCTACGCGAACTCTTCACCCGCGACGGCAGCGGCACCCTGGTCACCGCCGAACCCTTCGAGGACCTGCGCCCGGCCCGCATCGACGACGTCGCCGGCATCCTCGAGCTGCTCCAACCGCTGGAGACGATGGGCGTCCTCGTGCGCCGCTCCCGCGAACGCCTCGAGACCGAGATCGACCGCTTCTCCATCCTGGAGCGCGACGGCATGATCATCGGCTGCGCCGCCCTCTATCCCTACCCCGGAGAGCGGCTGGCCGAACTCGCCTGCCTCGCCGTGCACGCCGATTACCAGCGCGATGGCCGCGGCGAGAAGCTCCTCGAGCGAGTCGAGCGCAAGGCGCGGGACTTGGGCATCGAGCGGCTCTTCGTGCTCACGACCCAGACCGCCCACTGGTTTCGTGAGCGCGGCTTCGAGCCGGCCAGCCTCGGCGACCTGCCGATGACGAAACAGGCCCTCTACAACTACCAGCGTCGCTCGCAGGTCTATTTCAAACGGCTTTGACGAGCGGCCAGTACAGACTCAAGACGCCCGCCTGCGCCGCAGAGAAGGATCGGCACGTTGGTCTACAAGACATAAGGACGCCGATCAGCGGCCAAACGGTCATGAAGACCGACGCACACCGAAACACGAAGGTCCAGGACTTGCTGACGAAAGGAAGCGCATCGGTGGCGGCAAAAGGATCGCGGCCGAACGGATGAAGGAATCCCGTTCATCGAGATTGGACGAGATTGCTTTCCTAATCGCAGTGACGTTCGGCAGGGTGTGCAATGTGAGACCCCGACTTTTTCGGATCAGCCGTATCGTCCGCGCCGCCGACGAGGCGAAAAGCAGGACCTGACACTGGATTCTCTATTTGCTTCTTGATTTGCTGGATTTCCTGTGGATTTCCGGGTTCTGACAATCGCCAGATCTGGGGATTTTGCGGGGGCACAGCCGGCTTGTCCGGAGCGAGCGGCCGCAGTCAATAATGTTATATTTCGTTATAATCGGGCCATGAAGGACGTCGTTTGGCAGCCGAAAGCCCGCAAGCAGCTCAAGAAGCTGGGCGACAAGCCAATCCAGCAGCGCCTCCTGGCCGCTGCGGCGGCGCTCGCGCACTTCCCGGCCGTCACAGGCGTCAAGGCGTTGACCAGCCACACCTACGGGTATCGGCTGCGCGTCGGCGACTACCGGGTCTTGTTCGACGTTCACGAGGCCATCGAGGTCGTCAGCATCGAGGAGGTCAAGAAACGCGATGAGCGCACCTACTGAGTATCAGACCATCTTCCACGACGGCAAGCCCGCCTTCGTGCTGGTGCCGGCCGAGGACTTCGAGCGCGTGCGCCCCTTGCTCGCCCGCACCGCCATCCGGGACGCCGTGCCGCAGGCGGTGGTCGAGGCCAACGTCCTGCGCGACGTCTCAATGATCCGCGCCTGGCGCGAGCACCTGGGCCTGACGCAGGACGAGGTAGCGACCCGTGCCGGCATGAAGCAGTCGGCCCTGGCGCGGCTGGAGCGCGGCGACAGCTCGCCGCGGCGTGCCACGCTCGCCAAGCTGGCCGCGGCGATGGGATTGACCGTCGCCCAGCTTGAGGAATGAGGGCCAAAATCAAATGCTTTTCGCGGCCCCAGCGCCGGCGGACCTCGGCAGAGGTGCAATATGAAACCGGACCACTGCAACCGGGACCCCAGCGACCCCGCTGGAAGCAAACGAGGCGCGGGGTCTTGCTTTTTGCCAGCTCCGAGCTAAGTCATGGCCCCCCTCTCAGACTCGAGTTTCCCGGTGCTCGGTACCACGTCAGCTCGCGCGGAGATGCACGCGAGGACATCTATCGGGGTGACGGGGACCGCCGAACGTTCATCGCCCTGCTTGCCGAGGTTTGTGAGCGCTTCAACTGGTGGGCACGCCTACTGCCCGATGTCGAACCATTACCACTTGCTGATGGCGAACTTGTCCGCGGGCATGCGGCAA
This portion of the Thioflavicoccus mobilis 8321 genome encodes:
- a CDS encoding outer membrane protein assembly factor BamD: MSRIFSIIVSLLLASTITGCAWLGTEADATEDWSASELYTEASKELDSANYKRALELYEKIETRYPFGRYAMQAQLDTAYAHYKAEEPDEAIAAADRFIKLYPQNPYVDYAYYLKGIVNYNRSVGFLDRYIPTDPSQRDPGSALDSFNDFAVLVQRFPDSKYTPDARQRMVYLRSNLAKYEIHVARYYMKRGAYIAAANRASYVVEHFQRTSAVEDALELLIDAYEALGEKELASTAERVLAMNREAGRLIDDTPSPEEVGLARKLWDYLELDKN
- a CDS encoding P-II family nitrogen regulator, which produces MKKVEAIIKPFKLDDVREALSAAGITGMTAIEVKGFGRQKGHTELYRGAEYVVDFLPKVKIELVLPDDLVEACIEAITSAARTGKIGDGKIFVSDVERVMRIRTGEENEAAV
- a CDS encoding NAD+ synthase — protein: MNPLVGDVAGNTDQILALAAAARDRQAADLVVFPELALTGYPPEDLLLRPELIARVTAALERLRHELRGITAIVGYPRASVAGLHNVAGVIRDGELVAEYAKQTLPNYSVFDEKRYFLPGQAPCLFLHEGRRLGLTICEDIWEEGPARQAVEAGAELLININASPYHQGKQAQREELVGMRAREHGVAILYVNLVGGQDELVFDGGSFAVDAKGCVVRRAPSFEPAELVVEFAAESASEATGQAFAAPLQPVPGPLASVPDEEAGIYQALVLGVRDYVRKNGFRGAVLGLSGGIDSALTLAVAVDALGADQVEAVLMPSRYTAEMSVQDAEEEARRLGVAWRIIPIEPAFDAFLWMLREAFAGAAADVTEENIQARCRGVVMMAISNKAGKILLTTGNKSEMAVGYATLYGDMAGGFAPIKDCAKTLVYRLARYRNRLAPVIPERVLERAPSAELAPNQTDQDSLPPYPLLDEILRRYIELDQGISEIVAAGLPEPEVRRVTRLVDRNEYKRRQAPPGVRITSRAFGRDRRYPITSGF
- a CDS encoding sensor histidine kinase, whose protein sequence is MSDPVPYSFAQHSAKPPIEPSPYPNWAILRWLFFLRLFIALSLISAFAIRGALPDDVGNNGTLIWTVLPIYALTLLLSAIALLRQRPRPEHQLQLTIAVDIIVFTLVMHAAGGVDSGLGLLLAIAVATGALLMEGRLSLFFASMAALAVIVEETFTQIHHDVASPNYTQAGLLGITFFTVALLAQILYRRIRAAEWLAARRNVDIADLSKLNAFIIQSMSTGVLIVDGERQLQMLNHAATQLLGKDMAHPGAPLAAAAPRLAAWLDASVKTSIKANQRPATTIHVGNRELRPTLQWLGEQRASGIVIFLEDQQELTKEAQQIKLASLGTLTASIAHNIRNPLSAISHAAQLLAESPQLSDDDRHLLAIVRRNGERIEEIIQSILQLSRRNQAEPEPIELIPWLNQLCDDFRASHGIGPETISLQPPHETNPIVTADPRHLSQILSNLCENALKHGEYKDRPPSIELRIERNAKLIFLEVLDSGPGIDPEKAQEIFNPFYTTSASGTGLGLYIARELAETNGALLEYIARQPQGCCFRLTFQT
- a CDS encoding sigma-54-dependent transcriptional regulator; amino-acid sequence: MTKAHALVVDDEPDILDLIRITLARMGIQAQTAANLKEAKQLLTTQPFDLCLTDMQLPDGNGIELVAHISEAYPDLPAAMITAHGNMESAVAAMKAGAFDFVSKPVDLQMLRRLVESALRLRDAGPTDEADSQISGQLLGNSRPMREIRRMIGKIARNQAPVFITGESGTGKEVAARLIHAEGPRRDGPFVPVNCGAIPQELVESELFGHKKGSFTGAVGDKQGLFQAAEVGTLFLDEVADLPLQAQVKLLRAIQEKSVRPVGAQQELPVDVRIISASHRDLNAEVDHGSFRQDLFYRINVIELRMPALRERPEDIPLLATRILTRIAKQTGRDDLKLSDGALRKLAGHRFPGNVRELENILERGAALCDGNLIGADEIYLPQNPAPTPTATSPAQTDLPLEDYLGEIEKKAILQALEETRWNRTAAAKKLGMTLRSLRYRLNKLGLD
- the argA gene encoding amino-acid N-acetyltransferase; this translates as MAEEPPAPIQPGADNDPFVDWMRQSTPYVHAHRGRTFVIAFGGEAVAAADFPMLIHDLALLHGLGIRLVLVHGARPQIEQRLAQRGTELRYVNGLRITDDAALACVKEAVGIARIEIEALLSLGLANSPMQGVHIPVASGNFVTARPLGVLEGVDYRHTGAVRRIDRLALRQRLDSGAVALLPPLGYSPTGEVFNLSAADVARSAAVALEADKLIFLTEEPGVTDMAGRLIPHLLVSEVDARLADPVPLPEDLAGALRGAAEACRRGIRRVHILSRRRNGALLRELFTRDGSGTLVTAEPFEDLRPARIDDVAGILELLQPLETMGVLVRRSRERLETEIDRFSILERDGMIIGCAALYPYPGERLAELACLAVHADYQRDGRGEKLLERVERKARDLGIERLFVLTTQTAHWFRERGFEPASLGDLPMTKQALYNYQRRSQVYFKRL
- a CDS encoding type II toxin-antitoxin system RelE family toxin, coding for MKDVVWQPKARKQLKKLGDKPIQQRLLAAAAALAHFPAVTGVKALTSHTYGYRLRVGDYRVLFDVHEAIEVVSIEEVKKRDERTY
- a CDS encoding helix-turn-helix domain-containing protein: MSAPTEYQTIFHDGKPAFVLVPAEDFERVRPLLARTAIRDAVPQAVVEANVLRDVSMIRAWREHLGLTQDEVATRAGMKQSALARLERGDSSPRRATLAKLAAAMGLTVAQLEE